A single genomic interval of Halorubrum aethiopicum harbors:
- a CDS encoding PHP domain-containing protein, with protein sequence MSRSRTRVDAHVKVLDDRVVARAKERGIDALVYAPHFTRLPAIRERAARFSDDDLTVVPGREVFTGDWGNRRHLLAIGLSDPVPDYVTFEGAMAEFERQDAAVLVPHPSFATISLTRPELAAHDARVDAIETYNTKLLGHQNGRALDIADDLDLRGFGSSYAHLRPTVGEAWTAFEGDLPDEEAIVEAFREGRPRTVVHRGGLDHRLRGLVEFGHLAYENTWAKAERLFLSGEEPTLPSNVAYEGRFDDVAVYE encoded by the coding sequence GTGAGCCGATCTCGAACGCGCGTCGACGCCCACGTCAAGGTCCTCGACGACCGCGTCGTCGCCCGCGCGAAGGAGCGCGGGATCGACGCGCTCGTGTACGCGCCTCACTTCACCCGACTGCCGGCGATCCGCGAGCGCGCGGCCCGGTTCTCCGACGACGACCTGACGGTGGTCCCCGGCCGCGAGGTGTTCACCGGCGACTGGGGGAACCGCCGACACCTCCTCGCGATCGGGCTCTCCGATCCCGTCCCCGACTACGTCACCTTCGAGGGGGCGATGGCGGAGTTCGAACGCCAGGACGCCGCGGTGCTCGTCCCGCACCCCTCGTTCGCGACCATCTCGCTCACCCGGCCCGAACTCGCCGCTCACGACGCCCGTGTCGACGCCATAGAGACGTACAACACGAAGCTGCTCGGCCACCAGAACGGCCGCGCGCTCGACATCGCGGACGACCTCGACCTCCGCGGGTTCGGCTCCTCGTACGCCCACCTCCGCCCGACGGTCGGCGAGGCCTGGACTGCCTTCGAGGGCGACCTCCCCGACGAGGAGGCGATCGTCGAGGCGTTCCGCGAGGGCCGCCCCCGGACGGTCGTCCACCGCGGCGGTCTCGACCACCGGCTCCGCGGGCTCGTCGAGTTCGGCCACCTCGCCTACGAGAACACGTGGGCGAAGGCCGAGCGGCTGTTCCTCTCCGGCGAGGAGCCCACGCTCCCCTCGAACGTCGCCTACGAGGGCCGGTTCGACGACGTGGCCGTCTACGAGTGA
- a CDS encoding metal-dependent hydrolase, giving the protein MNKRGHVLNALLLAVGLGFVLEPGVDVATARKVAQITVPIVLGALFPDVDTAFGKHRKTLHSLPVLAVVLAYPIVFDNLHFVWVGVVTHYLLDLLGSRRGIALFHPFSDKEFSLPFGVTTSSKYADLVTVIITALEIAAFWAVTTYVVSLDVDLSSATAGFGL; this is encoded by the coding sequence ATGAACAAACGCGGCCACGTGTTGAACGCGCTGCTTCTCGCCGTCGGGCTCGGGTTCGTGCTGGAGCCGGGCGTCGACGTCGCCACCGCCCGGAAGGTCGCCCAGATCACGGTACCGATCGTGTTGGGCGCGCTCTTCCCCGACGTCGACACCGCCTTCGGCAAACACCGGAAGACGCTCCACAGCCTCCCGGTGCTCGCGGTCGTCCTCGCGTACCCGATCGTCTTCGACAACCTCCACTTCGTCTGGGTCGGCGTGGTGACCCACTACCTGCTGGATCTCCTGGGCAGCCGCCGGGGGATCGCGCTCTTTCACCCGTTCTCGGACAAGGAGTTCTCGCTGCCGTTCGGCGTCACCACGAGCAGCAAGTACGCGGACCTCGTGACCGTTATCATCACCGCCCTCGAGATAGCCGCGTTCTGGGCGGTCACCACCTACGTCGTCTCGCTCGACGTGGACCTCTCGTCGGCGACCGCCGGCTTCGGGCTCTGA
- a CDS encoding pyridoxal phosphate-dependent aminotransferase: MEYEEPKFFHVMKYGVDADRDVIDMVSGNPDWEPPAALREAVAAYAELPSAEFQYPPSEGIRELREAIAVRRGVDVDRIVLTNGTGEANYLGMARALERDAGDEALLMDPVYPYYPGKTELLGGDPTLVPTERDGGLDVDAIREAASAETALIVLNTPNNPTGAVYDIEKVREVVEIATEVDALVVVDEVYDRFDHTGSFESALSIDSDRVIVTSGFSKSMAITGFRVGYAILPDAHVGAAKTRHMLVNVAGSRPAQYAVSHALEATEEAYYAEARERLADRIDAFTEALDAAGAEYTRPDGGFYVLARFEGFPGTMENVKRLIDEAGVAGMPGDTFGTARDDWLRFALVTPRSLEAAERLVDYFAER, encoded by the coding sequence ATGGAGTACGAGGAGCCCAAGTTCTTTCACGTGATGAAGTACGGCGTCGACGCCGACCGCGACGTCATCGACATGGTGAGCGGCAACCCCGACTGGGAGCCGCCCGCCGCGCTCCGTGAGGCCGTCGCGGCGTACGCGGAGCTGCCGTCCGCCGAGTTCCAGTACCCGCCGAGCGAGGGGATCCGGGAGCTCCGCGAGGCGATCGCGGTGAGACGCGGGGTCGACGTCGACCGGATCGTCCTCACGAACGGGACGGGCGAGGCGAACTACCTCGGGATGGCGCGGGCGCTGGAGCGCGACGCGGGCGACGAGGCGCTGCTCATGGACCCCGTCTACCCGTACTACCCCGGAAAGACCGAGCTGCTCGGCGGCGATCCGACCCTCGTCCCGACCGAGCGCGACGGCGGCCTCGACGTCGACGCGATCCGCGAGGCCGCGAGCGCCGAGACCGCGCTGATCGTCCTCAACACCCCGAACAACCCGACCGGCGCGGTGTACGACATCGAGAAGGTGCGGGAGGTCGTCGAGATCGCGACCGAGGTCGACGCGCTCGTCGTCGTCGACGAGGTGTACGACCGCTTCGACCACACCGGATCCTTCGAGTCGGCGCTCTCGATCGACTCCGACCGGGTGATCGTCACGAGCGGCTTCTCGAAGTCGATGGCGATCACGGGATTCCGCGTCGGCTACGCGATCCTCCCGGACGCGCACGTCGGCGCGGCGAAGACGCGGCACATGCTCGTGAACGTCGCGGGCTCGCGGCCCGCCCAGTACGCGGTCTCGCACGCGCTGGAGGCGACGGAGGAGGCGTACTACGCGGAGGCCCGCGAGCGGCTCGCCGACCGGATCGACGCGTTCACGGAGGCGCTCGACGCGGCCGGCGCGGAGTACACCCGCCCGGACGGCGGCTTCTACGTGCTGGCGCGGTTCGAGGGATTCCCCGGCACCATGGAGAACGTGAAGCGCCTGATCGACGAGGCGGGCGTCGCGGGCATGCCCGGCGACACCTTCGGGACCGCCCGCGACGACTGGCTGCGGTTCGCCCTCGTCACCCCGCGGTCGCTCGAGGCCGCGGAACGGCTCGTCGACTACTTCGCGGAGCGGTAG